One Odocoileus virginianus isolate 20LAN1187 ecotype Illinois chromosome 4, Ovbor_1.2, whole genome shotgun sequence DNA segment encodes these proteins:
- the SETD4 gene encoding SET domain-containing protein 4 isoform X2 — MKNGGGRTSRIRRRKLFRSSESRGGTGRGLMSKTALREGQTVISLPASCLLTTDTVIRSYLGAYIAKWQPPPSPLLALCTFLVSEKHAGDRSSWKPYLEVLPKAYTCPVCLEPEVVDLLPSPLKAKAWEQRSHVWEFFSSSRGFFSSLQPLFSEAVESIFSYCALRWAWCTVNTRAVYMKRPPRLCLSPEPDTCALAPYLDLLNHSPDVQVKAAFNEETRCYEIRTAARCGRHKEVFICYGPHDNHRLLLEYGFVSIRNPHACVYVSKDMLVKYLLSTDKQMNKKISILEDHDFIENLTFGWDGPSWRLLTALKLLCLEAEELWMWLRLLVSQRTVMLVKLSFLLLILRIPCFLSTVSASTQDLHIGRSTCWKKVLLGEIISDTNEKTSLDVAQKICRYFIEETNAVLQKVSRMKDEEVALMNQLTLVETLRTEELKILQASAKVLITLQTAFT; from the exons GTACAGGAAGAGGACTGATGAGCAAGACAGCCCTGCGG GAGGGACAGACGGTTATCTCGTTGCCTGCGAGCTGCCTGCTCACCACGGACACAGTGATCAGAAGCTACTTAGGGGCGTACATTGCTAA GTGGCagcctcctccatctcctctgcTGGCTTTGTGTACCTTTTTAGTGTCAGAAAAGCACGCTGGGGATCGGTCTTCTTGGAAGCCTTACCTGGAGGTTTTACCAAAGGCCTACACCTGCCCAGTTTGTTTGGAGCCGGAAGTGGTGGATCTTCTCCCCAGCCCTTTGAAAGCAAAGGCCTGGGAGCAGAGAAGCCACGTGTGGgagttcttttcttcttctcgAGGCTTTTTCTCCTCCCTGCAGCCTCTGTTTTCTGAGGCCGTTGAGAGCATCTTTAGCTACTGCGCCCTGCGGTGGGCCTGGTGCACCGTCAACACCAGGGCTGTGTACATGAAGCGCCCGCCGCGGCTGTGCCTTTCCCCAGAGCCAGACACTTGCGCACTCGCCCCCTACCTGGATCTGCTGAACCACAGCCCCGACGTCCAG GTAAAGGCAGCATTTAATGAGGAAACTCGCTGTTACGAAATTAGAACGGCTGCACGCTGTGGCAGACACAAGGAGGTTTTCATCTGCTATGGCCCCCACGATAACCACCGCCTGCTCCTGGAGTATGGATTTGTCTCCATCCGCAATCCTCATGCTTGTGTTTATGTCTCAAAAG atatGCTTGTTAAATATCTTCTATCCACTGATAAACAGATGAACAAAAAGATTTCCATTTTGGAGGATCATGACTTTATAGA GAATCTGACCTTTGGATGGGATGGACCGTCTTGGCGGTTGCTCACAGCTCTTAAATTGTTATGTCTGGAAGCTGAAGAATT GTGGATGTGGCTCCGCTTACTCGTGAGCCAAAGGACTGTGATGCTAGTAAAACTCAGCTTCTTGCTTCTGATCCTCAGGATTCCTTGTTTCTTGTCTACTGTGTCTGCTTCAACTCAGGACCTGCACATTGGCAGGAG TACATGCTGGAAAAAAGTACTTCTTGGGGAAATAATTTCTGATACAAATGAGAAGACAAGTTTGGACGTAGCCCAGAAAATATGCCGTTATTTCATAGAGGAGACTAATGCTGTGCTTCAAAAG gTTTCTCGCATGAAGGATGAAGAAGTGGCTTTGATGAACCAATTGACTTTGGTAGAAACACTGCGGACCGAAGAGTTGAAGATTCTCCAGGCCTCTGCCAAGGTCCTGATCACCTTGCAAACAGCTTTTACATAA